A genome region from Methanococcoides burtonii DSM 6242 includes the following:
- a CDS encoding O-acetyl-ADP-ribose deacetylase yields the protein MLSEKIVVTKDDIVKLKVDAIVNAANNSLLGGGGVDGAIHKAAGPQLLEECKYLDGCLTGEAKITSGYHLPAKYVIHTVGPIWKEGASGEGNKLAKCYRNSLKVAVKNGVRTIAFPSISTGAYGFPVEKAATIAMREITAFLEKNKSIEKVLMVCFNEEAFRSYSNALEDFFGK from the coding sequence ATGCTTTCGGAAAAAATAGTGGTCACTAAAGATGATATTGTAAAACTGAAGGTCGATGCCATTGTGAACGCTGCCAACAATTCCCTTCTTGGGGGCGGTGGGGTTGATGGTGCTATCCATAAGGCTGCAGGACCGCAACTTCTTGAGGAATGCAAATATCTCGATGGATGTCTGACAGGTGAGGCTAAGATAACTTCAGGATATCATCTTCCTGCAAAATATGTTATCCATACGGTCGGTCCGATATGGAAAGAAGGCGCTTCAGGTGAGGGCAATAAGTTGGCAAAATGTTACCGTAACTCTCTGAAAGTCGCTGTAAAGAACGGTGTAAGAACAATAGCTTTTCCCTCTATAAGTACGGGTGCATATGGTTTTCCTGTGGAGAAGGCAGCCACGATAGCTATGCGTGAGATAACTGCTTTTCTTGAAAAGAATAAAAGCATTGAGAAGGTATTGATGGTTTGTTTCAATGAGGAAGCTTTCAGGAGTTATTCGAATGCTCTTGAAGATTTTTTTGGGAAATGA
- a CDS encoding mechanosensitive ion channel family protein, whose protein sequence is MGFLRGLNIVVLLSIAIFIAYINYFTDHLIGYETLLTKLLHSVIIVLVFYVIKNIAEDIIKIKVHDNKERYTLRKAVSIIITFLVLASLFAVWFRETTGLIVAYGILSAGVAIALQDLLKSIAGGLIIFISRPFRAGDRIEVGDIIGDVIDIKNFSTTIMEIREWVDGDQYTGRIVQLPNSFILSGTVKNYTKDFSFIWDEVQIMLVYGSNWKKAEEIAIKVTKDAIYDFEDSAKKELLNMSEKYFITSYDVETKLYMTTRDNWIDMRVRYVVDPRQRRKIKHMLVQKLFQAFEPEEDIILGTAVGIDIMRSSQITVNRS, encoded by the coding sequence ATGGGGTTTTTGAGAGGGTTGAATATAGTTGTTTTGCTATCCATAGCAATATTCATCGCATATATCAATTATTTTACAGACCATCTGATTGGTTATGAGACCCTGTTGACAAAGTTACTGCATTCTGTGATCATTGTCCTAGTATTCTACGTAATAAAAAACATTGCAGAAGACATTATTAAAATAAAAGTACATGATAACAAGGAAAGATACACGTTACGCAAAGCTGTCTCAATAATAATCACATTCCTTGTACTGGCATCTCTTTTTGCCGTGTGGTTCAGAGAGACCACAGGCCTGATAGTAGCCTATGGGATACTAAGTGCAGGTGTTGCTATAGCACTTCAGGACCTGTTAAAAAGTATAGCTGGCGGGCTAATTATTTTTATATCCCGTCCTTTCAGAGCTGGTGACCGGATAGAAGTGGGAGATATAATCGGAGATGTGATTGATATAAAGAATTTCAGTACCACCATAATGGAGATCCGTGAATGGGTTGATGGGGATCAGTACACAGGAAGGATTGTTCAGCTACCAAACAGTTTCATCTTAAGTGGTACAGTTAAGAATTACACTAAGGACTTCTCTTTCATTTGGGACGAAGTACAGATCATGTTGGTATACGGAAGCAACTGGAAAAAAGCAGAAGAAATTGCAATAAAGGTCACAAAGGATGCCATATATGATTTTGAAGATTCTGCAAAAAAAGAACTATTGAACATGAGTGAGAAATATTTCATCACCTCCTATGACGTGGAAACCAAACTATACATGACAACTCGGGATAACTGGATAGATATGCGTGTCAGATATGTAGTGGACCCTCGCCAGCGAAGGAAAATAAAACATATGCTGGTACAGAAACTTTTTCAGGCCTTCGAACCGGAAGAGGACATTATTTTGGGCACTGCAGTAGGTATTGACATAATGAGATCTTCGCAAATAACAGTTAATAGGTCGTAA
- a CDS encoding mechanosensitive ion channel family protein, whose amino-acid sequence MIISEISDLFFASGALIINTVTAAVVLMLSVFIGKILALYLRRSLKEKMDKSHLVIILNASYYGIVAITFVFIILPILGVETSSLLVAGSIFGLVIGFASQSIVGNLISGLFLIFERPIKLGNQVNIDGNVGIVEDISLISTIIRTYDGLYVRIPNENVFTTTITNYVANVARRFEYVVGVRYSDDADQAIGIIKNLIEEHSFALKNPEPVVFVGELGNNSVNITVKIWAPSTDWYALKTELLWKIKKTLEENGIEIAFPQRVVWFANESKDQQIADPE is encoded by the coding sequence TTGATCATTTCTGAAATATCGGATTTATTTTTTGCGAGTGGTGCATTAATTATTAATACCGTCACTGCTGCTGTGGTCTTAATGCTTTCTGTATTTATAGGTAAAATACTGGCATTATACCTGAGAAGGTCACTCAAGGAAAAAATGGATAAAAGCCATCTGGTCATTATTCTAAATGCGTCATACTATGGCATAGTCGCAATAACTTTCGTATTTATCATTCTCCCAATTCTGGGAGTTGAAACCTCAAGTCTGCTGGTTGCAGGTAGTATATTTGGACTGGTAATAGGTTTTGCCAGCCAGAGCATAGTTGGCAACCTTATTTCTGGCCTATTCCTGATCTTCGAGAGACCAATAAAGCTGGGCAATCAGGTAAATATCGATGGGAATGTGGGGATTGTAGAAGATATCAGCCTGATCTCAACCATAATCAGGACCTATGATGGACTCTATGTAAGAATTCCGAATGAGAACGTATTCACAACCACAATAACAAACTATGTGGCTAATGTTGCAAGAAGGTTTGAGTATGTCGTTGGAGTAAGATACAGTGATGATGCCGATCAGGCCATAGGCATAATCAAGAACCTTATAGAAGAGCATTCTTTTGCTCTGAAGAACCCGGAACCGGTTGTTTTTGTTGGTGAACTTGGGAACAATTCAGTTAATATCACTGTGAAGATATGGGCACCTTCAACAGACTGGTATGCTCTTAAAACAGAACTTCTCTGGAAGATAAAAAAGACCCTAGAAGAGAATGGAATTGAGATCGCCTTCCCACAGCGTGTGGTTTGGTTTGCCAATGAATCAAAGGATCAGCAGATTGCTGATCCTGAGTAA
- a CDS encoding GntP family permease, translating to MESLLLFVLTIVFISVLTIRYHITPFLTLIAAAFLFGTFSGMDWLIQYVTGGAGRIFSLLGIPIYCGAVIAQLLRHGHFIEKIVEDVKHTIKAPDLAAGVVGYLLSIPLMCCLTTYVVMLPLIEQMEKEQSSGGRLFYMAAFGSVLSFVLILPLPVVYSMTTAFGVSNSDTFSINLITVPLSLFLLGTGYVVAKRLSGGSQHLLPELSGLVEPAMLSLPRWKVWLPIALPIILISIGYLFSPLSIISDVNIALVISVFVSLLLVEEKPRKIALEKGTKNAGIILFDLCGAGALGFVIAASSFPDDVFALINGVFPVVIVPFVLAVLIQTAQGSRIVTAVITSTIVAGTDIVTSVPTVPLILMISAGTLIVSYVSDPYFWLIQRSTGDSIPTVVRRFTLPLAGAGVLIFCCAMVLFMFA from the coding sequence ATGGAATCCTTGCTTTTATTTGTTCTCACAATTGTTTTCATCAGTGTCCTCACCATTCGGTATCACATCACTCCGTTCCTGACCCTTATAGCAGCAGCTTTTCTTTTTGGGACCTTCAGCGGAATGGACTGGCTCATACAGTATGTAACAGGTGGAGCAGGACGTATCTTTTCACTTCTGGGTATCCCCATCTATTGTGGTGCGGTCATTGCACAGTTACTAAGGCATGGGCATTTCATAGAAAAGATAGTCGAAGATGTAAAACACACCATCAAGGCTCCTGACCTGGCAGCCGGAGTTGTCGGTTACCTTCTTTCCATTCCTTTGATGTGCTGTCTTACTACCTATGTGGTAATGCTCCCTCTTATCGAACAGATGGAAAAGGAACAGTCTTCAGGCGGGAGACTTTTCTACATGGCAGCATTTGGAAGTGTGCTGTCCTTTGTGCTTATATTGCCATTGCCGGTCGTTTATAGCATGACCACGGCATTCGGAGTTTCCAATTCGGATACTTTCAGTATCAATTTGATCACTGTCCCCCTTTCCCTGTTCCTCCTGGGTACAGGTTATGTGGTCGCAAAAAGACTTTCAGGGGGTTCTCAACATCTTCTTCCGGAACTTTCAGGTCTGGTCGAACCTGCGATGCTTTCATTGCCAAGGTGGAAGGTCTGGTTGCCCATAGCATTACCAATAATCCTGATATCTATTGGCTATCTGTTCTCCCCGCTTTCAATTATCAGCGATGTCAATATTGCTCTTGTGATATCCGTGTTCGTTTCCCTGTTGCTTGTTGAGGAAAAGCCTCGCAAGATCGCACTTGAGAAGGGAACTAAGAATGCAGGTATAATTCTCTTTGATCTGTGCGGTGCAGGTGCACTTGGTTTTGTGATAGCTGCCAGTAGTTTTCCGGATGATGTTTTTGCTCTTATCAATGGTGTGTTCCCTGTTGTTATCGTTCCATTCGTTCTGGCGGTTTTGATCCAGACGGCACAGGGTTCGCGTATAGTTACAGCAGTAATAACGTCCACCATCGTTGCAGGAACTGATATTGTCACATCTGTTCCAACAGTTCCGCTTATCCTTATGATAAGTGCCGGTACTCTGATAGTTTCCTATGTCAGTGACCCTTATTTCTGGCTGATACAGCGTTCCACAGGTGACAGTATACCAACCGTTGTACGCAGGTTCACTCTGCCACTTGCAGGCGCTGGCGTCCTTATATTTTGCTGTGCGATGGTATTGTTCATGTTCGCATGA
- the pyk gene encoding pyruvate kinase, translating to MNLPDHKTKIVCTIGPASSSEEMLRELIFAGMNVARINFSHGSFEDHSKVIRLIKKLCDELNVIVSVMADLPGPKIRVGEIKDSPINLQKGDKVKLTTKRIVGSKDLIPVDFDKLPYCIAKKSDVYFNDGFIQMRCSGICSNEAECEVIVGGQLSSHKGVNLPGIDLLLDPVTEKDLKILDFALDEGVNCFSVSFIEQGSDIQKIRDHATKKGRSVFLVAKIERGHSVGNIDDIMEATDALMIARGDLGVEIPIEEVPIVQKELIHKANLRGMPVITATHMLESMTDNVRPTRAEATDVANAILDGTDAIMLSGETAVGKYPLEAVHTMVRIARKTEAWRDSTGNGMGNIRNAIGETEMGISDVISLQVYDAIRKLSIELVVTPTHSGATPRRISRFKPDNWIIAMSHVELTCEQLAYSYGVYPISVSDSSEDLEKKMLGALLSRGIGKSGNTIVLTQGSSGGTNLLKIIELDQLVE from the coding sequence ATGAATCTGCCGGACCACAAGACCAAGATCGTATGTACTATAGGACCTGCTTCTTCTTCGGAAGAAATGCTGCGTGAGCTTATCTTTGCAGGAATGAACGTGGCGAGGATCAACTTCTCGCATGGCAGTTTCGAGGACCATAGTAAAGTTATCCGGCTGATTAAAAAGCTGTGTGATGAGCTCAACGTTATTGTTTCGGTGATGGCAGACCTTCCGGGACCAAAGATTCGTGTAGGCGAGATAAAAGATTCCCCTATAAATTTACAGAAGGGGGATAAGGTGAAACTGACCACTAAAAGGATCGTAGGTTCAAAGGACCTTATTCCGGTGGACTTTGATAAGCTTCCTTACTGTATCGCCAAAAAATCTGATGTTTATTTCAATGATGGTTTCATTCAGATGAGGTGCAGTGGCATTTGTAGCAATGAGGCTGAATGTGAAGTGATCGTAGGTGGTCAGCTCTCATCTCACAAGGGCGTGAATCTTCCCGGTATCGATCTTTTACTTGACCCCGTCACCGAAAAGGACCTTAAGATCCTGGATTTTGCATTGGATGAGGGGGTGAACTGCTTCAGTGTCTCGTTCATCGAGCAGGGTTCCGACATACAGAAGATAAGGGACCATGCTACTAAAAAGGGAAGGTCAGTATTCCTTGTGGCGAAGATCGAAAGAGGTCATTCGGTTGGGAATATCGATGACATCATGGAAGCTACCGATGCCTTGATGATAGCACGTGGTGATCTTGGAGTGGAAATTCCAATAGAGGAAGTTCCCATCGTACAGAAAGAACTGATACATAAGGCCAATCTTCGTGGAATGCCGGTGATAACCGCTACGCACATGCTCGAATCCATGACCGATAACGTGCGACCAACACGTGCAGAAGCTACGGATGTTGCAAATGCTATTCTTGATGGCACCGATGCTATCATGCTTTCCGGAGAAACCGCAGTTGGTAAGTATCCGTTGGAGGCCGTTCATACGATGGTCAGGATCGCAAGGAAGACTGAAGCATGGCGTGATAGTACAGGTAACGGAATGGGCAACATCAGGAACGCCATTGGTGAGACTGAGATGGGTATAAGTGATGTCATTTCATTGCAGGTATATGATGCTATTCGTAAATTATCCATAGAACTCGTTGTGACACCCACTCACTCCGGGGCTACCCCAAGACGTATTTCACGTTTTAAGCCGGATAACTGGATAATAGCCATGAGCCATGTTGAGCTTACCTGTGAACAACTTGCATATTCCTATGGTGTCTATCCAATTTCTGTATCTGATAGCAGTGAAGATCTTGAAAAGAAAATGCTTGGTGCCCTCCTGTCCAGAGGGATTGGAAAGTCCGGCAACACGATCGTTCTGACACAAGGCTCTTCCGGCGGCACCAATCTACTGAAAATAATAGAGCTTGATCAGTTGGTCGAGTGA
- a CDS encoding diphthine--ammonia ligase, translated as MKLGVLFSSGKDSCYALHIMQEKGNSIECLITIKSKNPDSYMFHTPNIDMSRLQAEAMGFPFLETFTEGEKELELDDLKNAILEAQKKYGLEGIVTGALYSNYQKDRIEKICDELGLDVFSPLWHMDQEQEMRDLLDNGFRFIFSSIAAYGLDSGWVGKEITTSEVDKLVRLNEKIGLNIAGEGGEFESFVIDAPMFKKKIQINKYDLVERDEYTAKVIIEDAVLVDKAVE; from the coding sequence GTGAAACTCGGCGTTCTTTTCAGTTCAGGCAAGGATTCCTGTTATGCATTGCATATCATGCAGGAAAAAGGGAATTCAATTGAGTGTTTGATCACTATAAAAAGCAAAAATCCTGATTCTTATATGTTCCACACACCTAACATCGATATGTCAAGGTTGCAGGCAGAAGCCATGGGATTTCCTTTTCTGGAAACGTTTACAGAGGGGGAGAAAGAGCTTGAACTTGATGATCTGAAGAATGCCATTCTGGAAGCACAGAAGAAATACGGTCTCGAAGGGATCGTGACAGGTGCACTGTATTCCAATTATCAGAAGGATAGGATCGAAAAGATATGTGATGAGCTTGGTCTCGATGTGTTCTCACCGTTGTGGCATATGGACCAGGAGCAGGAAATGCGGGACCTGCTTGATAACGGATTCAGGTTCATTTTCAGCAGCATAGCTGCCTATGGTCTTGACAGTGGCTGGGTAGGAAAGGAAATTACTACTTCTGAAGTGGATAAACTCGTAAGGCTCAATGAAAAGATAGGCTTGAACATTGCAGGGGAAGGCGGTGAGTTCGAGAGTTTTGTCATCGATGCACCAATGTTCAAAAAGAAGATACAGATAAACAAGTATGATCTTGTGGAGAGAGATGAATATACGGCGAAGGTTATTATCGAGGATGCTGTGCTTGTGGATAAGGCAGTTGAATGA
- a CDS encoding DUF432 domain-containing protein produces the protein MEKEGESYLYRSKFLDETLEKLLVTCDGKVLINPIEPLNKPKKITSNLLIEFDKTVTIAPMARVKVYIKFPVEMGIFISDKDEVEIIDILTLAKNKFTLYGNPSDGMICKYWKSEVYSTIPSSDPMYEGIMELSIINSTNRWVEVSQSVFNANGMKIYYDHDLVSMKANMKIINSIIAETDLIDSPIRYGMEKSMELYTAKRIYANITKCIMEAGF, from the coding sequence GTGGAGAAAGAAGGGGAGTCATATCTATATAGAAGTAAATTTCTCGATGAGACTTTGGAGAAGCTCCTGGTAACTTGCGATGGGAAGGTCCTCATAAACCCAATTGAGCCTTTGAACAAGCCCAAAAAGATAACCTCTAATCTACTTATAGAATTTGATAAAACTGTAACCATCGCTCCGATGGCAAGAGTAAAGGTTTACATAAAATTTCCGGTGGAGATGGGGATCTTCATTTCAGATAAAGATGAGGTCGAAATAATAGATATCCTGACACTTGCAAAGAATAAGTTCACCCTCTATGGAAATCCAAGTGACGGGATGATATGTAAGTACTGGAAAAGTGAGGTATATTCCACGATCCCTTCTTCAGATCCAATGTACGAAGGAATTATGGAGTTGTCCATTATAAATAGTACGAACCGTTGGGTGGAGGTTAGTCAATCTGTTTTTAATGCTAATGGTATGAAAATTTACTATGATCATGATCTCGTATCCATGAAAGCCAACATGAAAATAATAAATTCTATTATTGCAGAAACGGATTTAATTGATTCTCCTATCAGATATGGGATGGAGAAGTCAATGGAGCTCTATACTGCCAAAAGGATTTATGCAAACATCACAAAATGTATCATGGAGGCGGGCTTTTGA
- a CDS encoding multiheme c-type cytochrome — protein MKNGHILKLTIIAILILIIVPVSASAAVSDSCLDCHSSMNKFPAVIDDWENSKHAEAGITCENCHTAEADDPDAIAHMGLYMTPVVSAADCGNCHVAAFEENTRSLHSLGTLYYEVDFDGQKLPSLESEITLDEYTTASHNATVNGCQACHGTNMTGKSTDDPDVWPNNGIGRINPDGSSGSCASCHTRHVFSVEEARKPEACQQCHLGPDHPQTEIYFESKHGSIYGTEGDDWNWTEGDWKAGEDYRAPTCAVCHMSGTDELKATHDVSSRLSWELEPPVSRHTDNTANILGTPISDGTTWQEKRERMTSVCEQCHSETWVNNYYENADATVELYNKKYADSSSIVDSLRKDGLLTEQDFDEPVEFKIYEFWHHEGRRARMGAFMMGPDYVQWHGFYELLKDKAEIVEMAEQIRLNADIEANLGIDVSSEKRENDAKTTPGFEALVLLSSVLSVVMIMSRKGK, from the coding sequence ATGAAGAATGGGCACATATTAAAACTAACTATTATAGCAATATTGATATTGATAATTGTTCCAGTATCAGCATCTGCTGCTGTATCTGACAGTTGTCTTGACTGTCACAGTTCCATGAACAAATTTCCAGCAGTCATCGATGACTGGGAGAACAGTAAGCATGCTGAAGCGGGCATAACATGTGAGAACTGCCATACTGCTGAAGCTGACGACCCGGATGCCATAGCACATATGGGACTTTATATGACCCCGGTAGTTTCGGCTGCTGACTGTGGAAATTGCCACGTTGCTGCATTTGAGGAGAATACAAGAAGCCTGCATTCCCTTGGTACTCTTTACTATGAGGTAGATTTTGACGGTCAAAAACTACCATCTCTTGAAAGCGAGATCACACTTGATGAATATACCACCGCCAGTCATAATGCAACTGTCAACGGCTGTCAGGCATGCCACGGTACCAATATGACCGGAAAAAGTACAGATGATCCTGACGTGTGGCCGAACAATGGGATTGGAAGGATAAATCCCGATGGTAGTTCTGGATCTTGTGCTTCCTGTCACACACGCCATGTATTTTCAGTCGAGGAAGCACGAAAGCCTGAAGCCTGTCAGCAATGTCATCTTGGGCCTGACCATCCACAGACCGAAATATACTTTGAATCAAAACACGGAAGCATATACGGTACAGAAGGTGATGACTGGAACTGGACCGAGGGGGACTGGAAAGCCGGAGAGGATTATCGTGCACCTACCTGTGCCGTATGCCACATGTCAGGAACAGATGAGCTAAAGGCCACCCACGATGTAAGTTCACGGCTTTCATGGGAACTTGAACCACCTGTATCCAGGCATACCGACAACACGGCTAACATACTGGGAACTCCGATCAGCGACGGAACCACTTGGCAGGAAAAGCGTGAGAGGATGACTTCCGTTTGCGAACAATGCCACTCAGAAACATGGGTGAACAACTACTACGAAAATGCAGATGCCACTGTAGAGCTCTATAACAAAAAATATGCAGATTCAAGTTCTATAGTCGACAGCCTGAGGAAAGACGGCTTGCTTACAGAGCAGGACTTTGATGAACCTGTTGAATTCAAGATATATGAGTTCTGGCACCACGAAGGCAGACGTGCAAGAATGGGCGCATTCATGATGGGACCGGATTACGTACAATGGCACGGATTCTACGAACTTCTAAAAGACAAAGCTGAAATTGTGGAAATGGCTGAACAGATCAGGCTTAACGCAGATATAGAAGCGAATCTTGGTATCGATGTAAGTTCTGAAAAAAGAGAAAATGATGCAAAGACAACTCCCGGATTTGAAGCTTTGGTCTTGTTATCATCGGTCCTGAGCGTAGTAATGATTATGTCAAGAAAAGGAAAGTAA
- a CDS encoding (Fe-S)-binding protein, whose product MDEDLLAVSYCIDCGKCYDVCHIAKVTDNKYTPRSKIMLLQKLIEGDELDQDEVDDVYLSTRCGACDDACPMNIPITDIIQRERTILAEQGKEPARTSQICKNIIEAGSPGRKDATLRNSWINDEIELSETSDVAYMTGCWIAFAHQDIARSTIKLLNKAGIAPRAIPEEKCCGLFLIDNGHMEEAKEYAKEYVEYLESLRIKKIIVSCPGCYIVLKEEYARLFREPKFEVVYSLELFRDLIQEGKLVPKALDKKVAIRDACAILEMSDIPREILRSMQVEIKEMFGGKHGCCGGPAGVKPNFPEISSKVGMITIEKTKDYPDGVVSYCPFCYHHLEDVCRQEEKEFRIKDITELLLESVL is encoded by the coding sequence ATGGATGAAGACCTGCTTGCCGTTAGTTATTGTATAGACTGTGGGAAATGTTATGATGTCTGTCATATCGCAAAGGTCACGGACAACAAATATACACCCCGATCGAAGATAATGCTTTTACAGAAACTTATCGAGGGTGATGAACTTGATCAGGACGAGGTGGACGATGTTTATCTTTCCACCAGATGTGGTGCCTGTGACGATGCATGCCCCATGAACATTCCAATAACCGATATCATTCAGAGAGAAAGGACGATACTGGCAGAACAGGGAAAGGAACCTGCAAGAACATCACAGATATGCAAGAACATCATCGAAGCCGGAAGCCCCGGAAGAAAGGATGCCACACTGAGGAACTCCTGGATAAACGATGAGATCGAACTTTCCGAAACATCTGATGTTGCTTACATGACCGGTTGTTGGATAGCATTCGCACATCAGGATATCGCCCGCTCTACCATCAAGCTACTCAACAAAGCAGGTATCGCTCCAAGAGCTATACCCGAAGAGAAATGCTGCGGTCTTTTCCTCATTGACAACGGTCATATGGAAGAAGCAAAGGAATACGCCAAAGAGTATGTCGAATATCTTGAATCCCTCAGGATCAAAAAGATAATAGTTTCATGCCCTGGCTGCTATATTGTCCTGAAGGAAGAATATGCCAGGCTTTTCAGGGAACCTAAATTCGAAGTGGTCTATTCTCTTGAATTGTTCAGAGACCTGATACAGGAAGGTAAGCTCGTTCCGAAGGCATTGGACAAAAAAGTAGCTATACGAGATGCCTGTGCCATTCTGGAGATGTCAGACATTCCAAGAGAGATACTAAGGTCCATGCAAGTCGAGATCAAGGAGATGTTTGGTGGTAAACACGGATGCTGCGGAGGACCTGCAGGTGTGAAACCGAACTTCCCGGAGATCTCATCAAAGGTCGGCATGATAACAATAGAAAAAACAAAGGATTATCCTGATGGCGTTGTCTCTTACTGTCCGTTCTGTTATCATCATCTTGAGGACGTATGCCGACAAGAAGAAAAAGAGTTCAGGATAAAGGATATTACTGAACTGCTTTTGGAGAGCGTTCTTTAA
- a CDS encoding asparagine synthetase B family protein, whose translation MGRIAGFFNLSPSSISQIRIFNEMEVRGEYEAIIYTGDTIHNVHSASEIQFISLNDAMIGFDSLKASSPLSSSSDKFELVGDIDIYNSDEFACEFHCGNVENMSILTRFLQDTFGLEKCSDDEMFQRFDSSLKAIRGVYAIACHIGDKVFLARDLIGVKSLWYDVSSGFAFASEKKFLEMAGLHEVVELDPRHILCYDFENDIIKSYDREFLQGLAEHQGSFVEIRNGFLSLLKEAVSKRVPDEDFGVMFSAGIDSTILALLCKGFAEAKGVKCNYYTVGLSGQVPSPDIACARKLADELELELNVHEIGLDTVEEYLSTVVPLIEDATVPKTGVALTMYAACRAAKEDGINVLFAGAGADELFAGYNRFKSSESVNEDCIRDIMEMHKVNTYRDDTVAAFTGTIVRYPYLDENFVEYALAIPKEYKISDEMNKIVLRKAGEELGLPKYVVERGKKAAQYGSSFDQALKKLAKRAGFANKTDYINSFQERR comes from the coding sequence ATGGGCAGAATCGCAGGTTTCTTCAATTTATCTCCTTCTTCCATCAGTCAAATCAGGATATTTAATGAAATGGAAGTTCGTGGTGAATATGAAGCTATCATCTATACAGGCGATACGATTCATAATGTGCATTCTGCTTCTGAAATACAATTCATATCACTCAATGATGCCATGATCGGCTTTGATAGTTTGAAAGCTTCATCCCCATTGAGTTCATCATCAGATAAATTTGAACTTGTTGGAGATATTGATATCTACAATTCTGATGAGTTTGCATGTGAATTTCATTGTGGGAATGTGGAGAACATGTCAATTCTGACACGATTTTTGCAGGATACTTTCGGCCTCGAAAAATGTAGTGATGATGAGATGTTCCAACGTTTTGATAGTTCATTGAAGGCTATTCGCGGGGTTTATGCAATTGCTTGTCATATAGGTGATAAAGTGTTTCTCGCAAGGGACCTGATCGGTGTAAAATCTCTCTGGTATGACGTATCTTCCGGTTTTGCATTCGCTTCGGAAAAGAAGTTCTTAGAGATGGCCGGGCTTCATGAAGTGGTGGAACTTGATCCTCGGCATATCCTGTGCTACGATTTTGAAAACGATATTATAAAGTCATACGACAGGGAATTTTTGCAGGGACTTGCAGAACATCAGGGATCTTTCGTGGAGATCCGGAATGGTTTTCTTTCTTTGCTTAAAGAAGCGGTCTCTAAACGTGTGCCGGATGAGGATTTTGGTGTAATGTTCTCAGCAGGAATTGATTCCACTATCCTTGCTCTGCTTTGCAAAGGATTTGCTGAAGCTAAAGGTGTAAAATGCAATTATTATACGGTGGGACTTTCAGGACAGGTCCCGTCACCGGATATCGCCTGTGCAAGAAAGCTGGCAGATGAGCTTGAACTTGAATTAAATGTGCATGAGATCGGTCTCGATACTGTGGAAGAGTATCTAAGTACAGTTGTCCCTTTGATAGAGGATGCGACCGTTCCGAAAACAGGCGTTGCATTGACAATGTATGCAGCTTGTAGGGCGGCAAAAGAGGATGGCATAAATGTATTGTTCGCAGGTGCCGGAGCGGATGAACTTTTTGCCGGATATAACAGGTTCAAAAGTTCGGAATCGGTAAATGAGGATTGCATCAGGGATATAATGGAAATGCATAAAGTGAACACATATCGCGATGATACAGTTGCAGCATTTACGGGAACCATAGTGCGTTATCCCTATCTTGATGAGAACTTTGTGGAATATGCCCTTGCCATTCCAAAAGAGTATAAAATATCCGATGAGATGAACAAGATAGTCCTGCGAAAGGCAGGTGAGGAACTTGGGTTGCCAAAGTATGTGGTCGAGCGGGGAAAAAAGGCTGCTCAGTATGGTAGCAGTTTCGATCAGGCTTTAAAAAAGCTTGCAAAAAGAGCAGGTTTTGCGAATAAGACCGATTATATCAATAGTTTTCAGGAGAGGAGATAA